The Rhinolophus ferrumequinum isolate MPI-CBG mRhiFer1 chromosome 6, mRhiFer1_v1.p, whole genome shotgun sequence genome has a window encoding:
- the LOC117023403 gene encoding translation machinery-associated protein 7-like, producing the protein MSGHKGGKKEPLKQRKKPAKETDEDDTAFKQKQKEEQKLEELKAKAAGKGPLATGGIKKSGKK; encoded by the coding sequence ATGTCCGGCCACAAAGGTGGCAAGAAGGAGCCCCTGAAGCAGCGCAAGAAGCCGGCCAAGGAGACGGACGAGGATGATACGGCATTCAAGCAGAAGCAAAAAGAGGAGCAGAAACTCGAGGAGTTAAAAGCGAAGGCCGCGGGAAAAGGCCCCCTGGCCACAGGTGGAATTAAGAAATCTGGCAAAAAGTGA